A stretch of Portunus trituberculatus isolate SZX2019 chromosome 48, ASM1759143v1, whole genome shotgun sequence DNA encodes these proteins:
- the LOC123498720 gene encoding uncharacterized protein LOC123498720, translating to MKSLLLMLLATVATQASEDRSYVYDIRVCSEANYQGVCHEFNEPVPYLSNYNLDNIISSIEVTGVWLFYGQPEYNNYQLSSVHWAWGINYKENLYTINNQISSLRYAGSQTKFNEAGYNLYEGETFTKKDLYWNNNISDLSQYHQEVKSIIIIGQSSWTFCEQANYSGKCVCLKADKHDSNLLKRLDVGFYHRLSDLYMYNVMSVKKGCY from the exons ATGAAGtcgctgctgctgatgttgctggCCACCGTCGCCACCCAGGCCAGTG AAGACCGGTCGTACGTGTACGACATTCGTGTATGTTCCGAGGCAAACTACCAGGGAGTGTGCCACGAATTCAATGAGCCTGTACCATACCTAAGCAACTACAACCTTGACAACATTATTTCCAGCATCGAGGTAACTGGAGT GTGGTTATTCTACGGTCAGCCGGAGTACAACAATTATCAACTGTCATCAGTCCACTGGGCCTGGGGTATCAACTATAAAGAGAATCTATACACCATAAATaaccag ATATCGTCTTTGAGGTACGCCGGGAGCCAAACAAAGTTCAATGAGGCAGGATATAACCTCTATGAGGGAGAAACGTTCACCAAGAAGGATCTGTACTGGAATAACAACATTTCTGACCTGTCGCAATACCATCAAGAAGTAAaatctatcattatcatcggaCAGAGCTCTTGGACATTCTGCGA ACAAGCCAACTACAGCGGAAAATGTGTTTGTCTGAAAGCTGATAAACATGACTCGAACCTCCTGAAAAGGCTGGACGTAGGATTTTATCACCGT CTCTCGGATCTGTACATGTACAACGTAATGTCAGTAAAGAAGGGATGTTATTAA
- the LOC123498704 gene encoding uncharacterized protein LOC123498704 isoform X2 — protein sequence MKSLLSLLLATVATQASEDESYVYKTHVCSEENYQGVCHEFHDAVPSLSNYDLDNTISSFKATGVWNFYDEPDYESAKLTTIGINIKTKLLTGELNNKISSLRYAGSQTKFNEAGYNLYEGLLFTKKDFYGTIDIPDLSQYLQRVESIIIIGQSYWTFCEEANYSGRCVCLKAKHHDWNLQKRLDTGLYGFILSEGIYNVTSVKKGCT from the exons AAGACGAGTCGTACGTGTACAAGACTCATGTTTGCTCTGAGGAAAATTACCAGGGAGTGTGCCACGAATTTCATGATGCTGTTCCATCCCTGAGTAACTACGACTTGGACAACACCATTTCCAGCTTCAAAGCGACTGGTGT GTGGAACTTCTATGATGAGCCGGACTATGAGTCAGCAAAATTAACAACCATTGGTATCAACATTAAGACAAAGCTCCTCACCGGCGAGTTAAATaacaag ATATCGTCTCTGAGGTACGCCGGGAGCCAAACAAAGTTCAACGAAGCTGGGTATAACCTCTACGAGGGATTATTATTCACCAAGAAAGATTTTTACGGAACCATCGACATCCCAGACCTGTCGCAATACCTTCAAAGAGTAGaatctatcatcattattggaCAGAGCTATTGGACTTTCTGCGA AGAAGCCAACTACAGCGGAAGATGTGTTTGTCTAAAAGCTAAACATCACGATTGGAATCTCCAGAAAAGGCTGGACACAGGATTGTATGGATTT ATCTTGAGTGAGGGCATATACAACGTAACATCAGTAAAGAAGGGATGTACTTAA
- the LOC123498704 gene encoding uncharacterized protein LOC123498704 isoform X1 — protein MKSLLSLLLATVATQASAEDESYVYKTHVCSEENYQGVCHEFHDAVPSLSNYDLDNTISSFKATGVWNFYDEPDYESAKLTTIGINIKTKLLTGELNNKISSLRYAGSQTKFNEAGYNLYEGLLFTKKDFYGTIDIPDLSQYLQRVESIIIIGQSYWTFCEEANYSGRCVCLKAKHHDWNLQKRLDTGLYGFILSEGIYNVTSVKKGCT, from the exons CAGAAGACGAGTCGTACGTGTACAAGACTCATGTTTGCTCTGAGGAAAATTACCAGGGAGTGTGCCACGAATTTCATGATGCTGTTCCATCCCTGAGTAACTACGACTTGGACAACACCATTTCCAGCTTCAAAGCGACTGGTGT GTGGAACTTCTATGATGAGCCGGACTATGAGTCAGCAAAATTAACAACCATTGGTATCAACATTAAGACAAAGCTCCTCACCGGCGAGTTAAATaacaag ATATCGTCTCTGAGGTACGCCGGGAGCCAAACAAAGTTCAACGAAGCTGGGTATAACCTCTACGAGGGATTATTATTCACCAAGAAAGATTTTTACGGAACCATCGACATCCCAGACCTGTCGCAATACCTTCAAAGAGTAGaatctatcatcattattggaCAGAGCTATTGGACTTTCTGCGA AGAAGCCAACTACAGCGGAAGATGTGTTTGTCTAAAAGCTAAACATCACGATTGGAATCTCCAGAAAAGGCTGGACACAGGATTGTATGGATTT ATCTTGAGTGAGGGCATATACAACGTAACATCAGTAAAGAAGGGATGTACTTAA